A genomic stretch from Laspinema palackyanum D2c includes:
- a CDS encoding Mpo1-like protein, translating to MNGDSECKVRDSRGDRLEDVPFTEYWDIFLLKHQHPMNVALHVVGIFIFYAVLFAALWFQNSWFLLGLPLTQLTGLMGHFWFERSEIELRDAVFSWRASFCLGRMLWRILLGKYKEDVRQRVELLGVGMGKLGGGKITTEVVTTNEEG from the coding sequence TAAAGTGAGAGATAGTCGGGGCGATCGCCTGGAGGATGTTCCCTTTACCGAGTATTGGGATATTTTTCTGCTTAAACATCAGCATCCGATGAATGTGGCGTTGCACGTTGTGGGGATTTTTATTTTTTACGCGGTACTTTTTGCGGCGTTGTGGTTTCAGAATTCCTGGTTCTTGTTGGGGTTACCCCTGACGCAGTTGACGGGATTAATGGGTCATTTTTGGTTTGAACGCAGTGAGATAGAACTCCGGGATGCGGTGTTTTCCTGGCGTGCTTCTTTCTGTTTGGGTCGAATGTTGTGGCGTATTCTTTTGGGTAAGTATAAGGAAGATGTTCGGCAACGGGTTGAACTGTTGGGGGTAGGGATGGGAAAGTTAGGGGGAGGGAAGATAACGACTGAAGTCGTTACTACGAACGAAGAAGGATAA